In Chromobacterium rhizoryzae, one genomic interval encodes:
- the metF gene encoding methylenetetrahydrofolate reductase [NAD(P)H], translating into MTAQSRTFSFEFFPPKTPEGIAKLRTTRQQLAQFKPQFFSVTFGAGGTTRDGTLATVLEIRSEGHAAAPHLSCIGSTRENIGAILKEYRNNGIRHIVALRGDIPSGMVAAGEFRYANELVEFIRAEHGDHFHIEVAAYPEFHPQARSAEDDIGNFVRKVHAGANSAMTQYFFNADAYFRFVDEVQGRGVNIPIVPGIMPISNFGQLCRFSDMCGAEVPRWLRQRMQAYYDDSASIRALGLDVVTELCDRLLQHGAPGLHFYTLNQAGLVSTIWQRLGL; encoded by the coding sequence ATGACAGCACAGAGCCGAACCTTCAGTTTCGAATTCTTTCCGCCCAAGACGCCGGAAGGCATCGCCAAGCTGCGCACCACGCGCCAGCAGCTGGCCCAGTTCAAGCCGCAGTTCTTTTCCGTCACCTTCGGCGCCGGCGGCACCACCCGCGACGGCACGCTGGCGACGGTGCTGGAAATCCGCAGCGAAGGCCACGCCGCCGCGCCGCACCTGTCCTGCATCGGCTCCACTCGCGAGAATATCGGCGCCATCCTCAAGGAATACCGCAACAACGGCATCCGCCACATCGTCGCGCTGCGCGGCGACATCCCGTCCGGCATGGTGGCGGCCGGCGAATTCCGCTACGCCAACGAGTTGGTCGAATTCATTCGCGCCGAGCACGGCGACCATTTCCACATCGAGGTGGCCGCCTATCCGGAGTTCCATCCGCAGGCGCGCTCGGCCGAGGACGACATCGGCAACTTCGTGCGCAAGGTCCACGCCGGAGCCAATTCGGCGATGACCCAGTACTTTTTCAACGCCGACGCCTATTTCCGCTTCGTCGACGAGGTTCAGGGCCGGGGAGTGAATATTCCCATCGTGCCGGGCATCATGCCGATCTCCAATTTCGGGCAACTGTGTCGTTTTTCCGACATGTGCGGCGCGGAAGTGCCGCGTTGGCTGCGCCAGCGCATGCAAGCCTATTACGACGACAGCGCGTCCATCCGCGCGCTGGGCCTGGACGTGGTGACCGAGTTGTGCGATCGCTTATTGCAGCACGGCGCGCCGGGTCTGCACTTCTACACGCTGAATCAGGCCGGCTTGGTGTCCACCATTTGGCAGCGGCTAGGTTTGTGA